In Anguilla rostrata isolate EN2019 chromosome 1, ASM1855537v3, whole genome shotgun sequence, a genomic segment contains:
- the smoc1 gene encoding SPARC-related modular calcium-binding protein 1 isoform X4, whose translation MFLQNFVFLIFSYFFALLLVCHLPRISGQKSTGPRWLIGDREAHCSVVCSRTQGKPVCGSDGRSYDNGCDLQKARCKDRSLTLAHRGRCRVISGKNWVRIGQPPAAPAPTSSPEGKDLELRDAGQSKCRVERSQALEQAKRPQEAIFIPECKDDGSFAQVQCHTLTGYCWCVTSDGKPVSGSSVHNRTPTCSGNFREFMGTHAGTSGLSGSVTDKPPGPPSSGRKVSFRFFLTLNPDDGSKPTPTMETHVVPEGDEITAPTLWIKQLVYKEKNSSSTRKPEKVPSCDQERQSALEEARLNPREAIFIPDCGPGGTYLPVQCHQSTGYCWCVLVDTGRPIPGTSTRYQTPECDSTARSRTTESEDPFRERDLPGCPEGKKVEFITSLLDALTTDMVQAINSPAPSGGGRFVEPDPSHNLEERVVHWYFAKLDNNGSHDINKKELKPLKRYVKKKAKPKKCARKFSDYCDLNQDKAISLPELKGCLGVSKDGGGSVSGISPGTSRSSGVKGEESRS comes from the exons tggcTGATCGGTGACCGGGAGGCCCACTGCAGCGTCGTCTGCTCGCGGACGCAGGGCAAGCCGGTCTGCGGCTCGGATGGGCGGAGCTACGACAACGGGTGCGACCTGCAGAAGGCGCGGTGCAAGGACCGCTCTCTCACCCTGGCGCACCGCGGGCGCTGCAGAG TCATTTCAGGTAAAAACTGGGTGCGGATTGGCCAGCCCCCTGCGGCTCCTGCACCAACGTCATCCCCGGAGGGGAAGGACCTGGAGCTGAGAG ACGCGGGGCAGTCGAAGTGCCGCGTGGAGCGGAGCCAGGCGCTGGAGCAGGCCAAGCGGCCGCAGGAGGCCATCTTCATCCCCGAGTGCAAGGACGACGGGTCCTTTGCCCAG gtgcaGTGCCACACCCTGACGGGGTACTGCTGGTGCGTCACGTCGGACGGCAAGCCCGTCAGCGGGTCTTCGGTCCACAACAGGACTCCCACATGTTCAg GAAACTTCCGTGAATTTATGGGAACTCATGCTGGGACAAGTGGACTGTCAG GGTCAGTAACCGATAAGCCACCGGGGCCGCCTAGCTCGGGGAGAAAAG TCTCTTTCCGTTTCTTTCTCACCCTGAACCCAGATGACGGGTCgaaacccacccccaccatggAGACGCACGTGGTCCCAGAGGGTGACG AGATCACTGCCCCCACTTTGTGGATCAAGCAGCTCGTGTACAAGGAAAAGAACAGTTCAAGCACCAGGAAGCCAG AGAAAGTTCCTTCTTGTGACCAGGAGAGGCAGAGTGCCCTGGAGGAGGCCCGGCTGAACCCCAGGGAGGCCATCTTCATCCCGGACTGCGGCCCGGGGGGCACGTACCTGCCCGTCCAGTGCCACCAGTCCACGGGCTACTGCTGGTGCGTTCTGGTGGACACTGGCCGGCCCATCCCCGGCACCTCCACCAG GTACCAGACCCCTGAGTGTGACAGCACTGCTCGCTCACGCACTACTGAGTCAGAGGATCCCTTCCGGGAGAGAGACCTGCCAG GCTGTCCAGAGGGAAAGAAAGTAGAATTCATCACCAGCTTGCTAGACGCTCTCACCACTGACATGGTGCAGGCCATAAACTCGCcagcgccctctggtggtggGAG GTTTGTGGAGCCCGACCCCAGCCACAACCTGGAGGAGAGGGTGGTGCACTGGTACTTCGCCAAGCTGGACAACAACGGCAGCCACGACATCAACAAGAAGGAGCTGAAGCCGCTCAAGCGCTACGTGAAGAAGAAGGCCAAGCCCAAGAAGTGCGCTCGCAAGTTCAGCGACTACTGCGACCTCAACCAGGACAAGGCCATCTCCCTGCCGGAGCTGAAGGGCTGCCTGGGCGTCAGCAAGGATGGAG GCGGCTCAGTGAGCGGCATCAGCCCGGGGACAAG
- the smoc1 gene encoding SPARC-related modular calcium-binding protein 1 isoform X7, whose protein sequence is MFLQNFVFLIFSYFFALLLVCHLPRISGQKSTGPRWLIGDREAHCSVVCSRTQGKPVCGSDGRSYDNGCDLQKARCKDRSLTLAHRGRCRGKNWVRIGQPPAAPAPTSSPEGKDLELRDAGQSKCRVERSQALEQAKRPQEAIFIPECKDDGSFAQVQCHTLTGYCWCVTSDGKPVSGSSVHNRTPTCSGNFREFMGTHAGTSGLSGSVTDKPPGPPSSGRKVSFRFFLTLNPDDGSKPTPTMETHVVPEGDEITAPTLWIKQLVYKEKNSSSTRKPEKVPSCDQERQSALEEARLNPREAIFIPDCGPGGTYLPVQCHQSTGYCWCVLVDTGRPIPGTSTRYQTPECDSTARSRTTESEDPFRERDLPGCPEGKKVEFITSLLDALTTDMVQAINSPAPSGGGRFVEPDPSHNLEERVVHWYFAKLDNNGSHDINKKELKPLKRYVKKKAKPKKCARKFSDYCDLNQDKAISLPELKGCLGVSKDGGGSVSGISPGTRQGTRLFIGRLV, encoded by the exons tggcTGATCGGTGACCGGGAGGCCCACTGCAGCGTCGTCTGCTCGCGGACGCAGGGCAAGCCGGTCTGCGGCTCGGATGGGCGGAGCTACGACAACGGGTGCGACCTGCAGAAGGCGCGGTGCAAGGACCGCTCTCTCACCCTGGCGCACCGCGGGCGCTGCAGAG GTAAAAACTGGGTGCGGATTGGCCAGCCCCCTGCGGCTCCTGCACCAACGTCATCCCCGGAGGGGAAGGACCTGGAGCTGAGAG ACGCGGGGCAGTCGAAGTGCCGCGTGGAGCGGAGCCAGGCGCTGGAGCAGGCCAAGCGGCCGCAGGAGGCCATCTTCATCCCCGAGTGCAAGGACGACGGGTCCTTTGCCCAG gtgcaGTGCCACACCCTGACGGGGTACTGCTGGTGCGTCACGTCGGACGGCAAGCCCGTCAGCGGGTCTTCGGTCCACAACAGGACTCCCACATGTTCAg GAAACTTCCGTGAATTTATGGGAACTCATGCTGGGACAAGTGGACTGTCAG GGTCAGTAACCGATAAGCCACCGGGGCCGCCTAGCTCGGGGAGAAAAG TCTCTTTCCGTTTCTTTCTCACCCTGAACCCAGATGACGGGTCgaaacccacccccaccatggAGACGCACGTGGTCCCAGAGGGTGACG AGATCACTGCCCCCACTTTGTGGATCAAGCAGCTCGTGTACAAGGAAAAGAACAGTTCAAGCACCAGGAAGCCAG AGAAAGTTCCTTCTTGTGACCAGGAGAGGCAGAGTGCCCTGGAGGAGGCCCGGCTGAACCCCAGGGAGGCCATCTTCATCCCGGACTGCGGCCCGGGGGGCACGTACCTGCCCGTCCAGTGCCACCAGTCCACGGGCTACTGCTGGTGCGTTCTGGTGGACACTGGCCGGCCCATCCCCGGCACCTCCACCAG GTACCAGACCCCTGAGTGTGACAGCACTGCTCGCTCACGCACTACTGAGTCAGAGGATCCCTTCCGGGAGAGAGACCTGCCAG GCTGTCCAGAGGGAAAGAAAGTAGAATTCATCACCAGCTTGCTAGACGCTCTCACCACTGACATGGTGCAGGCCATAAACTCGCcagcgccctctggtggtggGAG GTTTGTGGAGCCCGACCCCAGCCACAACCTGGAGGAGAGGGTGGTGCACTGGTACTTCGCCAAGCTGGACAACAACGGCAGCCACGACATCAACAAGAAGGAGCTGAAGCCGCTCAAGCGCTACGTGAAGAAGAAGGCCAAGCCCAAGAAGTGCGCTCGCAAGTTCAGCGACTACTGCGACCTCAACCAGGACAAGGCCATCTCCCTGCCGGAGCTGAAGGGCTGCCTGGGCGTCAGCAAGGATGGAG GCGGCTCAGTGAGCGGCATCAGCCCGGGGACAAGGCAAGGGACTCGTTTGTTCA
- the smoc1 gene encoding SPARC-related modular calcium-binding protein 1 isoform X1 has translation MFLQNFVFLIFSYFFALLLVCHLPRISGQKSTGPRWLIGDREAHCSVVCSRTQGKPVCGSDGRSYDNGCDLQKARCKDRSLTLAHRGRCRGTVISGKNWVRIGQPPAAPAPTSSPEGKDLELRDAGQSKCRVERSQALEQAKRPQEAIFIPECKDDGSFAQVQCHTLTGYCWCVTSDGKPVSGSSVHNRTPTCSGNFREFMGTHAGTSGLSGSVTDKPPGPPSSGRKVSFRFFLTLNPDDGSKPTPTMETHVVPEGDEITAPTLWIKQLVYKEKNSSSTRKPEKVPSCDQERQSALEEARLNPREAIFIPDCGPGGTYLPVQCHQSTGYCWCVLVDTGRPIPGTSTRYQTPECDSTARSRTTESEDPFRERDLPGCPEGKKVEFITSLLDALTTDMVQAINSPAPSGGGRFVEPDPSHNLEERVVHWYFAKLDNNGSHDINKKELKPLKRYVKKKAKPKKCARKFSDYCDLNQDKAISLPELKGCLGVSKDGGGSVSGISPGTSRSSGVKGEESRS, from the exons tggcTGATCGGTGACCGGGAGGCCCACTGCAGCGTCGTCTGCTCGCGGACGCAGGGCAAGCCGGTCTGCGGCTCGGATGGGCGGAGCTACGACAACGGGTGCGACCTGCAGAAGGCGCGGTGCAAGGACCGCTCTCTCACCCTGGCGCACCGCGGGCGCTGCAGAGGTACGG TCATTTCAGGTAAAAACTGGGTGCGGATTGGCCAGCCCCCTGCGGCTCCTGCACCAACGTCATCCCCGGAGGGGAAGGACCTGGAGCTGAGAG ACGCGGGGCAGTCGAAGTGCCGCGTGGAGCGGAGCCAGGCGCTGGAGCAGGCCAAGCGGCCGCAGGAGGCCATCTTCATCCCCGAGTGCAAGGACGACGGGTCCTTTGCCCAG gtgcaGTGCCACACCCTGACGGGGTACTGCTGGTGCGTCACGTCGGACGGCAAGCCCGTCAGCGGGTCTTCGGTCCACAACAGGACTCCCACATGTTCAg GAAACTTCCGTGAATTTATGGGAACTCATGCTGGGACAAGTGGACTGTCAG GGTCAGTAACCGATAAGCCACCGGGGCCGCCTAGCTCGGGGAGAAAAG TCTCTTTCCGTTTCTTTCTCACCCTGAACCCAGATGACGGGTCgaaacccacccccaccatggAGACGCACGTGGTCCCAGAGGGTGACG AGATCACTGCCCCCACTTTGTGGATCAAGCAGCTCGTGTACAAGGAAAAGAACAGTTCAAGCACCAGGAAGCCAG AGAAAGTTCCTTCTTGTGACCAGGAGAGGCAGAGTGCCCTGGAGGAGGCCCGGCTGAACCCCAGGGAGGCCATCTTCATCCCGGACTGCGGCCCGGGGGGCACGTACCTGCCCGTCCAGTGCCACCAGTCCACGGGCTACTGCTGGTGCGTTCTGGTGGACACTGGCCGGCCCATCCCCGGCACCTCCACCAG GTACCAGACCCCTGAGTGTGACAGCACTGCTCGCTCACGCACTACTGAGTCAGAGGATCCCTTCCGGGAGAGAGACCTGCCAG GCTGTCCAGAGGGAAAGAAAGTAGAATTCATCACCAGCTTGCTAGACGCTCTCACCACTGACATGGTGCAGGCCATAAACTCGCcagcgccctctggtggtggGAG GTTTGTGGAGCCCGACCCCAGCCACAACCTGGAGGAGAGGGTGGTGCACTGGTACTTCGCCAAGCTGGACAACAACGGCAGCCACGACATCAACAAGAAGGAGCTGAAGCCGCTCAAGCGCTACGTGAAGAAGAAGGCCAAGCCCAAGAAGTGCGCTCGCAAGTTCAGCGACTACTGCGACCTCAACCAGGACAAGGCCATCTCCCTGCCGGAGCTGAAGGGCTGCCTGGGCGTCAGCAAGGATGGAG GCGGCTCAGTGAGCGGCATCAGCCCGGGGACAAG
- the smoc1 gene encoding SPARC-related modular calcium-binding protein 1 isoform X3, producing the protein MFLQNFVFLIFSYFFALLLVCHLPRISGQKSTGPRWLIGDREAHCSVVCSRTQGKPVCGSDGRSYDNGCDLQKARCKDRSLTLAHRGRCRGTVISGKNWVRIGQPPAAPAPTSSPEGKDLELRDAGQSKCRVERSQALEQAKRPQEAIFIPECKDDGSFAQVQCHTLTGYCWCVTSDGKPVSGSSVHNRTPTCSGNFREFMGTHAGTSGLSGSVTDKPPGPPSSGRKVSFRFFLTLNPDDGSKPTPTMETHVVPEGDEITAPTLWIKQLVYKEKNSSSTRKPEKVPSCDQERQSALEEARLNPREAIFIPDCGPGGTYLPVQCHQSTGYCWCVLVDTGRPIPGTSTRYQTPECDSTARSRTTESEDPFRERDLPGCPEGKKVEFITSLLDALTTDMVQAINSPAPSGGGRFVEPDPSHNLEERVVHWYFAKLDNNGSHDINKKELKPLKRYVKKKAKPKKCARKFSDYCDLNQDKAISLPELKGCLGVSKDGGGSVSGISPGTRSSGVKGEESRS; encoded by the exons tggcTGATCGGTGACCGGGAGGCCCACTGCAGCGTCGTCTGCTCGCGGACGCAGGGCAAGCCGGTCTGCGGCTCGGATGGGCGGAGCTACGACAACGGGTGCGACCTGCAGAAGGCGCGGTGCAAGGACCGCTCTCTCACCCTGGCGCACCGCGGGCGCTGCAGAGGTACGG TCATTTCAGGTAAAAACTGGGTGCGGATTGGCCAGCCCCCTGCGGCTCCTGCACCAACGTCATCCCCGGAGGGGAAGGACCTGGAGCTGAGAG ACGCGGGGCAGTCGAAGTGCCGCGTGGAGCGGAGCCAGGCGCTGGAGCAGGCCAAGCGGCCGCAGGAGGCCATCTTCATCCCCGAGTGCAAGGACGACGGGTCCTTTGCCCAG gtgcaGTGCCACACCCTGACGGGGTACTGCTGGTGCGTCACGTCGGACGGCAAGCCCGTCAGCGGGTCTTCGGTCCACAACAGGACTCCCACATGTTCAg GAAACTTCCGTGAATTTATGGGAACTCATGCTGGGACAAGTGGACTGTCAG GGTCAGTAACCGATAAGCCACCGGGGCCGCCTAGCTCGGGGAGAAAAG TCTCTTTCCGTTTCTTTCTCACCCTGAACCCAGATGACGGGTCgaaacccacccccaccatggAGACGCACGTGGTCCCAGAGGGTGACG AGATCACTGCCCCCACTTTGTGGATCAAGCAGCTCGTGTACAAGGAAAAGAACAGTTCAAGCACCAGGAAGCCAG AGAAAGTTCCTTCTTGTGACCAGGAGAGGCAGAGTGCCCTGGAGGAGGCCCGGCTGAACCCCAGGGAGGCCATCTTCATCCCGGACTGCGGCCCGGGGGGCACGTACCTGCCCGTCCAGTGCCACCAGTCCACGGGCTACTGCTGGTGCGTTCTGGTGGACACTGGCCGGCCCATCCCCGGCACCTCCACCAG GTACCAGACCCCTGAGTGTGACAGCACTGCTCGCTCACGCACTACTGAGTCAGAGGATCCCTTCCGGGAGAGAGACCTGCCAG GCTGTCCAGAGGGAAAGAAAGTAGAATTCATCACCAGCTTGCTAGACGCTCTCACCACTGACATGGTGCAGGCCATAAACTCGCcagcgccctctggtggtggGAG GTTTGTGGAGCCCGACCCCAGCCACAACCTGGAGGAGAGGGTGGTGCACTGGTACTTCGCCAAGCTGGACAACAACGGCAGCCACGACATCAACAAGAAGGAGCTGAAGCCGCTCAAGCGCTACGTGAAGAAGAAGGCCAAGCCCAAGAAGTGCGCTCGCAAGTTCAGCGACTACTGCGACCTCAACCAGGACAAGGCCATCTCCCTGCCGGAGCTGAAGGGCTGCCTGGGCGTCAGCAAGGATGGAG GCGGCTCAGTGAGCGGCATCAGCCCGGGGACAAG
- the smoc1 gene encoding SPARC-related modular calcium-binding protein 1 isoform X10 — protein sequence MFLQNFVFLIFSYFFALLLVCHLPRISGQKSTGPRWLIGDREAHCSVVCSRTQGKPVCGSDGRSYDNGCDLQKARCKDRSLTLAHRGRCRGTVISGKNWVRIGQPPAAPAPTSSPEGKDLELRDAGQSKCRVERSQALEQAKRPQEAIFIPECKDDGSFAQVQCHTLTGYCWCVTSDGKPVSGSSVHNRTPTCSGSVTDKPPGPPSSGRKDDGSKPTPTMETHVVPEGDEITAPTLWIKQLVYKEKNSSSTRKPEKVPSCDQERQSALEEARLNPREAIFIPDCGPGGTYLPVQCHQSTGYCWCVLVDTGRPIPGTSTRYQTPECDSTARSRTTESEDPFRERDLPGCPEGKKVEFITSLLDALTTDMVQAINSPAPSGGGRFVEPDPSHNLEERVVHWYFAKLDNNGSHDINKKELKPLKRYVKKKAKPKKCARKFSDYCDLNQDKAISLPELKGCLGVSKDGGGSVSGISPGTSRSSGVKGEESRS from the exons tggcTGATCGGTGACCGGGAGGCCCACTGCAGCGTCGTCTGCTCGCGGACGCAGGGCAAGCCGGTCTGCGGCTCGGATGGGCGGAGCTACGACAACGGGTGCGACCTGCAGAAGGCGCGGTGCAAGGACCGCTCTCTCACCCTGGCGCACCGCGGGCGCTGCAGAGGTACGG TCATTTCAGGTAAAAACTGGGTGCGGATTGGCCAGCCCCCTGCGGCTCCTGCACCAACGTCATCCCCGGAGGGGAAGGACCTGGAGCTGAGAG ACGCGGGGCAGTCGAAGTGCCGCGTGGAGCGGAGCCAGGCGCTGGAGCAGGCCAAGCGGCCGCAGGAGGCCATCTTCATCCCCGAGTGCAAGGACGACGGGTCCTTTGCCCAG gtgcaGTGCCACACCCTGACGGGGTACTGCTGGTGCGTCACGTCGGACGGCAAGCCCGTCAGCGGGTCTTCGGTCCACAACAGGACTCCCACATGTTCAg GGTCAGTAACCGATAAGCCACCGGGGCCGCCTAGCTCGGGGAGAAAAG ATGACGGGTCgaaacccacccccaccatggAGACGCACGTGGTCCCAGAGGGTGACG AGATCACTGCCCCCACTTTGTGGATCAAGCAGCTCGTGTACAAGGAAAAGAACAGTTCAAGCACCAGGAAGCCAG AGAAAGTTCCTTCTTGTGACCAGGAGAGGCAGAGTGCCCTGGAGGAGGCCCGGCTGAACCCCAGGGAGGCCATCTTCATCCCGGACTGCGGCCCGGGGGGCACGTACCTGCCCGTCCAGTGCCACCAGTCCACGGGCTACTGCTGGTGCGTTCTGGTGGACACTGGCCGGCCCATCCCCGGCACCTCCACCAG GTACCAGACCCCTGAGTGTGACAGCACTGCTCGCTCACGCACTACTGAGTCAGAGGATCCCTTCCGGGAGAGAGACCTGCCAG GCTGTCCAGAGGGAAAGAAAGTAGAATTCATCACCAGCTTGCTAGACGCTCTCACCACTGACATGGTGCAGGCCATAAACTCGCcagcgccctctggtggtggGAG GTTTGTGGAGCCCGACCCCAGCCACAACCTGGAGGAGAGGGTGGTGCACTGGTACTTCGCCAAGCTGGACAACAACGGCAGCCACGACATCAACAAGAAGGAGCTGAAGCCGCTCAAGCGCTACGTGAAGAAGAAGGCCAAGCCCAAGAAGTGCGCTCGCAAGTTCAGCGACTACTGCGACCTCAACCAGGACAAGGCCATCTCCCTGCCGGAGCTGAAGGGCTGCCTGGGCGTCAGCAAGGATGGAG GCGGCTCAGTGAGCGGCATCAGCCCGGGGACAAG
- the smoc1 gene encoding SPARC-related modular calcium-binding protein 1 isoform X5 yields MFLQNFVFLIFSYFFALLLVCHLPRISGQKSTGPRWLIGDREAHCSVVCSRTQGKPVCGSDGRSYDNGCDLQKARCKDRSLTLAHRGRCRGTGKNWVRIGQPPAAPAPTSSPEGKDLELRDAGQSKCRVERSQALEQAKRPQEAIFIPECKDDGSFAQVQCHTLTGYCWCVTSDGKPVSGSSVHNRTPTCSGNFREFMGTHAGTSGLSGSVTDKPPGPPSSGRKVSFRFFLTLNPDDGSKPTPTMETHVVPEGDEITAPTLWIKQLVYKEKNSSSTRKPEKVPSCDQERQSALEEARLNPREAIFIPDCGPGGTYLPVQCHQSTGYCWCVLVDTGRPIPGTSTRYQTPECDSTARSRTTESEDPFRERDLPGCPEGKKVEFITSLLDALTTDMVQAINSPAPSGGGRFVEPDPSHNLEERVVHWYFAKLDNNGSHDINKKELKPLKRYVKKKAKPKKCARKFSDYCDLNQDKAISLPELKGCLGVSKDGGGSVSGISPGTSRSSGVKGEESRS; encoded by the exons tggcTGATCGGTGACCGGGAGGCCCACTGCAGCGTCGTCTGCTCGCGGACGCAGGGCAAGCCGGTCTGCGGCTCGGATGGGCGGAGCTACGACAACGGGTGCGACCTGCAGAAGGCGCGGTGCAAGGACCGCTCTCTCACCCTGGCGCACCGCGGGCGCTGCAGAGGTACGG GTAAAAACTGGGTGCGGATTGGCCAGCCCCCTGCGGCTCCTGCACCAACGTCATCCCCGGAGGGGAAGGACCTGGAGCTGAGAG ACGCGGGGCAGTCGAAGTGCCGCGTGGAGCGGAGCCAGGCGCTGGAGCAGGCCAAGCGGCCGCAGGAGGCCATCTTCATCCCCGAGTGCAAGGACGACGGGTCCTTTGCCCAG gtgcaGTGCCACACCCTGACGGGGTACTGCTGGTGCGTCACGTCGGACGGCAAGCCCGTCAGCGGGTCTTCGGTCCACAACAGGACTCCCACATGTTCAg GAAACTTCCGTGAATTTATGGGAACTCATGCTGGGACAAGTGGACTGTCAG GGTCAGTAACCGATAAGCCACCGGGGCCGCCTAGCTCGGGGAGAAAAG TCTCTTTCCGTTTCTTTCTCACCCTGAACCCAGATGACGGGTCgaaacccacccccaccatggAGACGCACGTGGTCCCAGAGGGTGACG AGATCACTGCCCCCACTTTGTGGATCAAGCAGCTCGTGTACAAGGAAAAGAACAGTTCAAGCACCAGGAAGCCAG AGAAAGTTCCTTCTTGTGACCAGGAGAGGCAGAGTGCCCTGGAGGAGGCCCGGCTGAACCCCAGGGAGGCCATCTTCATCCCGGACTGCGGCCCGGGGGGCACGTACCTGCCCGTCCAGTGCCACCAGTCCACGGGCTACTGCTGGTGCGTTCTGGTGGACACTGGCCGGCCCATCCCCGGCACCTCCACCAG GTACCAGACCCCTGAGTGTGACAGCACTGCTCGCTCACGCACTACTGAGTCAGAGGATCCCTTCCGGGAGAGAGACCTGCCAG GCTGTCCAGAGGGAAAGAAAGTAGAATTCATCACCAGCTTGCTAGACGCTCTCACCACTGACATGGTGCAGGCCATAAACTCGCcagcgccctctggtggtggGAG GTTTGTGGAGCCCGACCCCAGCCACAACCTGGAGGAGAGGGTGGTGCACTGGTACTTCGCCAAGCTGGACAACAACGGCAGCCACGACATCAACAAGAAGGAGCTGAAGCCGCTCAAGCGCTACGTGAAGAAGAAGGCCAAGCCCAAGAAGTGCGCTCGCAAGTTCAGCGACTACTGCGACCTCAACCAGGACAAGGCCATCTCCCTGCCGGAGCTGAAGGGCTGCCTGGGCGTCAGCAAGGATGGAG GCGGCTCAGTGAGCGGCATCAGCCCGGGGACAAG
- the smoc1 gene encoding SPARC-related modular calcium-binding protein 1 isoform X2, with the protein MFLQNFVFLIFSYFFALLLVCHLPRISGQKSTGPRWLIGDREAHCSVVCSRTQGKPVCGSDGRSYDNGCDLQKARCKDRSLTLAHRGRCRGTVISGKNWVRIGQPPAAPAPTSSPEGKDLELRDAGQSKCRVERSQALEQAKRPQEAIFIPECKDDGSFAQVQCHTLTGYCWCVTSDGKPVSGSSVHNRTPTCSGNFREFMGTHAGTSGLSGSVTDKPPGPPSSGRKVSFRFFLTLNPDDGSKPTPTMETHVVPEGDEITAPTLWIKQLVYKEKNSSSTRKPEKVPSCDQERQSALEEARLNPREAIFIPDCGPGGTYLPVQCHQSTGYCWCVLVDTGRPIPGTSTRYQTPECDSTARSRTTESEDPFRERDLPGCPEGKKVEFITSLLDALTTDMVQAINSPAPSGGGRFVEPDPSHNLEERVVHWYFAKLDNNGSHDINKKELKPLKRYVKKKAKPKKCARKFSDYCDLNQDKAISLPELKGCLGVSKDGGGSVSGISPGTRQGTRLFIGRLV; encoded by the exons tggcTGATCGGTGACCGGGAGGCCCACTGCAGCGTCGTCTGCTCGCGGACGCAGGGCAAGCCGGTCTGCGGCTCGGATGGGCGGAGCTACGACAACGGGTGCGACCTGCAGAAGGCGCGGTGCAAGGACCGCTCTCTCACCCTGGCGCACCGCGGGCGCTGCAGAGGTACGG TCATTTCAGGTAAAAACTGGGTGCGGATTGGCCAGCCCCCTGCGGCTCCTGCACCAACGTCATCCCCGGAGGGGAAGGACCTGGAGCTGAGAG ACGCGGGGCAGTCGAAGTGCCGCGTGGAGCGGAGCCAGGCGCTGGAGCAGGCCAAGCGGCCGCAGGAGGCCATCTTCATCCCCGAGTGCAAGGACGACGGGTCCTTTGCCCAG gtgcaGTGCCACACCCTGACGGGGTACTGCTGGTGCGTCACGTCGGACGGCAAGCCCGTCAGCGGGTCTTCGGTCCACAACAGGACTCCCACATGTTCAg GAAACTTCCGTGAATTTATGGGAACTCATGCTGGGACAAGTGGACTGTCAG GGTCAGTAACCGATAAGCCACCGGGGCCGCCTAGCTCGGGGAGAAAAG TCTCTTTCCGTTTCTTTCTCACCCTGAACCCAGATGACGGGTCgaaacccacccccaccatggAGACGCACGTGGTCCCAGAGGGTGACG AGATCACTGCCCCCACTTTGTGGATCAAGCAGCTCGTGTACAAGGAAAAGAACAGTTCAAGCACCAGGAAGCCAG AGAAAGTTCCTTCTTGTGACCAGGAGAGGCAGAGTGCCCTGGAGGAGGCCCGGCTGAACCCCAGGGAGGCCATCTTCATCCCGGACTGCGGCCCGGGGGGCACGTACCTGCCCGTCCAGTGCCACCAGTCCACGGGCTACTGCTGGTGCGTTCTGGTGGACACTGGCCGGCCCATCCCCGGCACCTCCACCAG GTACCAGACCCCTGAGTGTGACAGCACTGCTCGCTCACGCACTACTGAGTCAGAGGATCCCTTCCGGGAGAGAGACCTGCCAG GCTGTCCAGAGGGAAAGAAAGTAGAATTCATCACCAGCTTGCTAGACGCTCTCACCACTGACATGGTGCAGGCCATAAACTCGCcagcgccctctggtggtggGAG GTTTGTGGAGCCCGACCCCAGCCACAACCTGGAGGAGAGGGTGGTGCACTGGTACTTCGCCAAGCTGGACAACAACGGCAGCCACGACATCAACAAGAAGGAGCTGAAGCCGCTCAAGCGCTACGTGAAGAAGAAGGCCAAGCCCAAGAAGTGCGCTCGCAAGTTCAGCGACTACTGCGACCTCAACCAGGACAAGGCCATCTCCCTGCCGGAGCTGAAGGGCTGCCTGGGCGTCAGCAAGGATGGAG GCGGCTCAGTGAGCGGCATCAGCCCGGGGACAAGGCAAGGGACTCGTTTGTTCA